From a region of the Longimicrobium sp. genome:
- a CDS encoding VLRF1 family aeRF1-type release factor yields the protein MITKQDLERLISREPGGRPVISLFLDMSVNHNNKRQWDVFLSQKRAQLEEIEPELIQREGAAVDELAARIRTWIADDFDQSNRGVVIYAEVGGDYFEAMQFPVPVQNRMVVSERPVVGPLAQVLESYHHYGVILLDREHVRILSVYLGSLLDEIELHGDPLPIPSHVKAGGYSQSRLQRRKAEEMRHFFKDFAAEVEEFVERYHPQDLVLLGTEENTAKFREFLSDSILQRVVHTGNMWVDEPAAGVMEKLEPLLRADLERHNREVVEQLKDRVAHDYLATAGFQGTLTALQEGKVDTLVLASDHRQDGVRCGQCGFVFARELKTCPYDGSSTLEGVDVVEEMVRMAEGQGVQIAFAAAAEVQELKGAGALLRF from the coding sequence ATGATTACCAAGCAAGACCTCGAGAGGCTCATCTCCCGCGAGCCGGGCGGTCGCCCCGTGATCTCGCTCTTCCTCGACATGTCGGTCAACCACAACAACAAGCGTCAGTGGGACGTCTTCCTCAGCCAGAAGCGCGCCCAGCTCGAGGAGATCGAGCCCGAGCTGATCCAGCGTGAAGGCGCGGCGGTGGACGAGCTGGCGGCGCGCATCCGCACGTGGATCGCGGACGACTTCGACCAGTCGAACCGCGGCGTGGTGATCTACGCCGAGGTCGGCGGCGACTACTTCGAGGCGATGCAGTTTCCCGTCCCCGTGCAGAACCGCATGGTGGTGAGCGAGCGTCCCGTCGTCGGACCGCTGGCGCAGGTGCTGGAGAGCTACCACCACTACGGCGTCATCCTGCTGGACCGGGAGCACGTGCGCATCCTGAGCGTGTACCTGGGCTCGCTGCTGGACGAGATCGAGCTCCACGGCGACCCGCTCCCAATCCCCAGCCACGTCAAGGCGGGAGGCTACTCGCAGTCGCGCCTCCAGCGCCGCAAGGCGGAGGAGATGCGGCACTTCTTCAAGGACTTCGCCGCCGAGGTGGAGGAGTTCGTGGAGCGCTACCACCCGCAGGACCTGGTGCTGCTGGGGACCGAGGAGAACACGGCCAAGTTCCGCGAGTTCCTCTCCGACTCCATCCTCCAGCGCGTGGTCCACACCGGCAACATGTGGGTGGACGAGCCCGCCGCCGGGGTGATGGAGAAGCTGGAGCCCCTCCTGCGCGCCGACCTGGAGCGCCACAACCGCGAGGTGGTCGAGCAGCTCAAGGACCGCGTGGCGCACGACTACCTGGCCACCGCAGGGTTCCAGGGGACGCTGACCGCGCTCCAGGAAGGCAAGGTGGACACGCTCGTCCTGGCCAGCGACCACCGGCAGGACGGGGTGCGCTGCGGCCAGTGCGGCTTCGTCTTCGCGCGCGAGCTGAAGACGTGCCCGTACGACGGCTCGTCCACGCTGGAAGGGGTGGACGTGGTGGAGGAGATGGTGCGGATGGCGGAAGGGCAGGGGGTGCAGATCGCCTTCGCCGCCGCCGCCGAGGTGCAGGAGCTCAAGGGCGCAGGCGCGCTGCTCCGCTTCTGA
- a CDS encoding thioredoxin family protein: protein MTDLDYRAFWDEGWTWADYLGNEVREHRDLWLAVDSRAVVPAWAADEAAAIGDGWKLLVISEDWCGDASNTVPVIAKLTTIAPGLELRVVKRDEHPTLMDRHLTNGARSIPLAVVLDRDFRPVGQWGPRPSELQEMVLREKKAALRPLSEIYRDVRRWYARDRGESTLREILAVVKQAA from the coding sequence ATGACCGACCTGGACTACCGGGCGTTCTGGGACGAGGGATGGACCTGGGCCGACTACCTGGGCAACGAAGTGCGCGAGCACCGCGACCTCTGGCTCGCGGTCGACAGCCGCGCCGTGGTCCCCGCCTGGGCCGCCGATGAGGCCGCCGCGATCGGCGACGGCTGGAAGCTGCTGGTGATATCGGAGGACTGGTGCGGCGACGCTTCCAACACCGTCCCCGTGATCGCCAAGCTGACCACGATCGCGCCGGGCCTCGAGCTGCGCGTGGTGAAGCGCGACGAGCACCCCACGCTGATGGACCGCCACCTCACCAACGGCGCGCGCTCGATCCCCCTCGCCGTGGTGCTGGACCGCGACTTCCGCCCGGTCGGCCAGTGGGGCCCTCGCCCCTCGGAGCTGCAGGAGATGGTGCTGCGGGAGAAGAAGGCCGCCCTGCGCCCCCTCTCCGAAATCTACCGCGACGTCCGCCGCTGGTACGCCCGCGACCGAGGCGAGAGCACCCTGCGCGAGATCCTCGCGGTGGTGAAGCAGGCCGCCTGA
- a CDS encoding tetratricopeptide repeat protein: MSRPATQLLVERALALVPLGDEFLPLSDALIGASHTDREKLWARSAEYSTVGKRVLDADRLAALVPAVVTRAQERMERLFALVIDAVRLQGEGDAAGAARALVRAGEVEEGERRLEQAQQIYTLALEVSRDLRDKDPEILALRRLGRSSRAAGRLDEAWEWYQRSHRLSVAQGDDTGQSVACQGLGNVCDDRGERPEARAWFERGLEIARRLDDPSVEWPFYTNLSVLAMLEGKLPLAERLLDRARERIEASGAEDPLLYWLNNRGLLLVECGEALAAEEVFREALARGPGPDWEVTLRVNLGGALVPQDRLLEAQDEARRAEEIAILNRFVPDLVDVYLLLGSVARAQRDEEGFVFYEQALRVCRERGLPHKSEAAILHDYGVLHARCNRPSEARAYLDAAGEIYRALGFAPELARLASDMEEVGAGD; the protein is encoded by the coding sequence GTGTCCCGGCCCGCCACGCAATTGCTGGTGGAGCGCGCGCTCGCGCTCGTTCCACTCGGCGATGAGTTTCTCCCCCTGAGCGACGCCCTCATCGGCGCGTCGCACACGGACCGGGAGAAGCTCTGGGCGCGCTCGGCGGAGTACTCCACGGTGGGGAAGCGGGTGCTGGACGCGGACCGCCTGGCGGCGCTGGTGCCCGCCGTCGTCACCCGCGCGCAGGAGCGGATGGAGCGCCTCTTCGCCCTCGTGATCGACGCGGTCCGTCTGCAGGGCGAGGGGGACGCGGCGGGGGCGGCGCGCGCGCTGGTGCGCGCCGGCGAGGTGGAGGAGGGGGAGCGCAGGCTGGAGCAGGCGCAGCAGATCTACACGCTCGCCCTGGAGGTGTCGCGCGACCTGCGGGACAAGGACCCCGAGATCCTGGCGCTGCGCCGCCTGGGGCGCAGCTCGCGCGCGGCGGGGCGGCTGGACGAGGCGTGGGAGTGGTACCAGCGCAGCCACCGGCTGAGCGTGGCCCAGGGCGACGACACGGGCCAGTCCGTCGCCTGCCAGGGCCTGGGCAACGTGTGCGACGACCGCGGCGAGCGTCCCGAGGCCCGCGCCTGGTTCGAGCGCGGGCTGGAGATCGCCCGCCGGCTGGACGACCCCTCGGTGGAGTGGCCCTTCTACACCAACCTCTCCGTGCTGGCGATGCTGGAGGGGAAGCTCCCCCTGGCCGAGCGCCTGCTGGACCGCGCCCGCGAGCGGATCGAAGCCTCCGGCGCCGAGGACCCGCTCCTGTACTGGCTCAACAACCGCGGCCTCCTGCTGGTGGAGTGCGGCGAGGCGCTGGCGGCGGAGGAGGTCTTCCGCGAGGCGCTGGCGCGCGGACCGGGTCCGGACTGGGAGGTGACGCTGCGGGTGAACCTGGGCGGCGCCCTCGTACCGCAGGACCGCCTCCTGGAAGCGCAGGACGAGGCCCGCCGCGCCGAGGAGATCGCGATCCTCAACCGCTTCGTGCCGGACCTGGTGGACGTGTACCTTCTGCTCGGCTCCGTCGCCCGCGCGCAGCGGGACGAGGAGGGTTTCGTGTTCTACGAGCAGGCGCTGCGGGTGTGCCGCGAGCGCGGCCTGCCGCACAAGAGCGAAGCGGCGATCCTGCACGACTACGGCGTCCTGCACGCGCGCTGCAACCGCCCCTCCGAGGCCCGCGCCTACTTGGACGCCGCCGGCGAGATCTACCGCGCCCTCGGCTTCGCCCCCGAGCTCGCCCGCCTCGCCTCGGACATGGAGGAGGTGGGTGCAGGGGATTGA
- a CDS encoding sigma-54 dependent transcriptional regulator, translating to MAAPAVLVIDPLAASGDAVREATREALGTGARVHPCATLSEGLERLRAGGWGAVVLSLDFPAADLALVERMVSSGVEPGALVLTASRPTMQLMVEASRLGVLGVLAAPPNVRELAALLREVSDAEEVVPLDAAGEEGDGDSAIGGSPSMLEVFRMVGRVAPSSATVLILGESGTGKELVARAIHRNSARAAGPFVAINCAAIPENLLESELFGHEKGAFTGAIARKIGRWERAQRGTLLLDEIGDMSLALQAKILRAVQEREIERVGGEERIPVDVRVVAATHRNLRSAIAEGTFREDLYFRLAVVTLELPRLRDRGPDLDLLTQHFVARHAAHYGRPIRAIARSVFERFHQHDWPGNIRELRNVTERAVLMSHGSVLLPDHLPTDQLNAAAPAEADGSPLAGYSPDLDLASVERLHIREVLRRVGGHMGRASEVLGVHRNTLTRKVREYGLEGSASLD from the coding sequence GTGGCCGCTCCCGCCGTTCTCGTCATCGACCCGCTCGCCGCCTCCGGCGACGCCGTGCGCGAGGCCACGCGCGAGGCGCTGGGCACGGGCGCGCGCGTGCACCCCTGCGCCACCCTTTCCGAGGGGCTGGAGCGGCTCCGCGCGGGCGGGTGGGGCGCCGTCGTCCTCTCGCTCGACTTTCCCGCGGCCGACCTGGCGCTGGTGGAGCGGATGGTGTCCAGCGGCGTGGAGCCGGGTGCGCTGGTGCTGACCGCGTCGCGCCCCACCATGCAGCTCATGGTGGAGGCGTCGCGGCTCGGCGTGCTCGGAGTGCTGGCCGCGCCACCCAACGTGCGCGAGCTCGCCGCCCTCCTCCGCGAAGTCTCCGACGCGGAGGAAGTGGTCCCCCTGGACGCCGCGGGCGAAGAGGGCGACGGTGACTCCGCGATCGGCGGGAGCCCCTCGATGCTGGAGGTGTTCCGCATGGTGGGGCGCGTGGCGCCGAGCTCCGCCACCGTCCTGATCCTGGGCGAGAGCGGAACGGGGAAGGAGCTGGTGGCGCGCGCCATCCACCGCAACAGCGCGCGCGCGGCGGGGCCGTTCGTCGCCATCAACTGCGCCGCCATCCCCGAGAACCTGCTGGAGTCGGAGCTCTTCGGCCACGAAAAGGGCGCCTTCACCGGCGCCATCGCCCGCAAGATCGGCCGCTGGGAGCGCGCGCAGCGGGGGACGCTGCTGCTGGACGAGATCGGCGACATGAGCCTGGCGCTGCAGGCCAAGATCCTCCGCGCCGTGCAGGAGCGCGAGATCGAGCGCGTGGGCGGCGAGGAGCGCATCCCGGTGGACGTGCGCGTGGTGGCCGCCACGCACCGCAACCTGCGCAGCGCCATCGCCGAAGGGACCTTTCGCGAGGACCTCTACTTCCGCCTGGCGGTGGTCACGCTGGAGCTGCCGCGCCTGCGCGACCGCGGGCCGGACCTGGACCTCCTCACGCAGCACTTCGTGGCGCGGCACGCGGCGCACTACGGGCGGCCCATCCGCGCCATCGCCCGCTCCGTCTTCGAGCGCTTCCACCAGCACGACTGGCCGGGGAACATCCGCGAGCTGCGCAACGTCACGGAGCGCGCGGTGCTGATGTCGCACGGCTCGGTGCTGCTGCCGGACCACCTACCCACCGACCAGCTCAACGCCGCCGCCCCCGCCGAGGCGGACGGCTCCCCGCTGGCCGGCTACTCTCCGGACCTCGACCTGGCCTCGGTGGAGCGGCTGCACATCCGCGAGGTGCTGCGGCGCGTGGGCGGGCACATGGGGCGCGCGTCGGAGGTGCTGGGCGTCCACCGCAACACCCTCACGCGCAAGGTGCGGGAGTACGGGCTGGAGGGATCCGCTTCCCTGGATTAG
- the gspG gene encoding type II secretion system major pseudopilin GspG has protein sequence MQRAHLPARRLDRAGMTLIEIIVVIVVLGILAAVVGTQVFGRVGESRTQAARTQIEQFGMQLDLYRLDNGRYPSTEQGLAALRTRPTTPPEPRAWKGPYAKKDIPPDPWGNPYQYRFPGEHGDYDLVSLGADGKEGGEGEDADLVSWK, from the coding sequence ATGCAGCGAGCCCACCTCCCCGCGCGGCGCCTGGACCGGGCCGGCATGACGCTGATCGAGATCATCGTCGTCATCGTGGTGCTCGGCATCCTGGCGGCGGTGGTCGGCACGCAGGTGTTCGGGCGGGTGGGCGAGAGCCGCACGCAGGCGGCGCGCACGCAGATCGAGCAGTTCGGCATGCAGCTCGACCTCTACCGTCTGGACAACGGCCGCTACCCCTCCACCGAGCAGGGCCTGGCCGCGCTCCGCACGCGCCCCACGACGCCCCCTGAGCCGCGCGCGTGGAAAGGGCCCTACGCCAAAAAGGACATCCCGCCCGATCCCTGGGGCAACCCGTACCAGTACCGCTTTCCCGGCGAGCACGGCGACTACGACCTGGTCTCCCTCGGCGCGGACGGCAAGGAAGGCGGCGAAGGCGAGGACGCGGATCTTGTGAGCTGGAAGTAA